In Pseudomonadota bacterium, a single window of DNA contains:
- a CDS encoding fibronectin type III domain-containing protein, with protein sequence MLQSLVILTLSALLVCAPAAAHEPSVDDQPPWQEATGWPDRIVLTLPKRPQTSFAVTWRTSGEVASTHAEIVPATDDARFDIGATTVRARTERLELERLAAFGVALDIKANAGLAPAHYHSVIFEGLEPDTLYAYRVKGAGQQWSEWFQTRTAAESGPITFLYLGDAQNALRSHWSRVIRAGFQAAPEADFILHAGDLVNVPSRDLEWAQWFDAVGFIHGMIPAVPLAGNHEYQRLRMPGGEQDQLLSILWRPQFTLPEEPTLDEDLQEVAYDLRYSEDLHVFVLSTQSRKLKAQAEWLDRALGKSDAHWKVLAMHHPVFSSGAGRDSPDRRSLLLPVIQRHKVDLVLQGHDHTYARGAIGQRPERIAWRAKGSKVDTMFVNSVSGPKQYEFREQAWDSYASDDVRLVRRAENTQFFQVITVAGDRLTYEARTATGQRYDDFVMSKTTRGVKRIVRGAMSTMEERAFSNTGPYENP encoded by the coding sequence ATGCTCCAATCCCTCGTCATCCTCACGCTGTCCGCCCTCTTGGTGTGCGCGCCCGCTGCCGCGCACGAGCCTTCGGTAGACGATCAACCACCCTGGCAGGAAGCGACCGGCTGGCCGGATCGCATCGTGCTTACGCTCCCTAAGCGCCCCCAAACCAGCTTCGCCGTCACCTGGCGCACCTCGGGCGAGGTCGCCAGCACTCACGCTGAAATCGTCCCCGCCACTGATGATGCGCGCTTCGATATCGGCGCCACCACCGTGCGAGCGCGCACCGAGCGCCTAGAGCTCGAGCGTCTAGCGGCGTTCGGTGTAGCGCTCGACATCAAAGCGAACGCCGGCCTTGCGCCGGCTCACTACCACTCGGTCATCTTCGAGGGTCTCGAACCCGACACGCTGTACGCCTACCGCGTGAAGGGGGCGGGGCAGCAATGGTCGGAGTGGTTCCAAACCCGCACGGCAGCGGAGTCGGGGCCGATCACGTTTTTGTACCTGGGCGATGCACAGAATGCTCTGCGGTCGCACTGGTCGCGCGTCATCCGAGCGGGCTTCCAGGCCGCGCCAGAGGCTGACTTCATTCTTCACGCAGGGGACCTGGTCAACGTGCCCTCGCGGGACCTGGAGTGGGCGCAGTGGTTCGATGCGGTGGGCTTCATTCATGGGATGATCCCCGCGGTGCCCCTCGCCGGTAACCACGAGTATCAGCGCCTGCGAATGCCCGGCGGGGAGCAGGATCAGCTGCTGTCCATCTTGTGGCGCCCGCAGTTCACCCTGCCAGAAGAGCCAACCCTGGACGAGGACCTGCAGGAGGTCGCCTACGATCTTCGCTACAGCGAGGACCTGCATGTGTTCGTGCTTTCCACCCAGAGCCGGAAGCTAAAGGCCCAAGCCGAGTGGCTCGATCGTGCGCTGGGCAAGAGCGATGCGCACTGGAAGGTCCTCGCCATGCACCACCCGGTGTTTTCCTCCGGCGCCGGGCGCGACAGTCCCGATCGTCGCTCCCTGCTGCTCCCGGTCATCCAGCGGCATAAGGTGGATCTCGTCCTGCAGGGGCACGATCACACCTACGCGCGCGGGGCGATCGGCCAGCGGCCTGAGCGCATCGCTTGGCGCGCGAAGGGCTCCAAGGTGGATACGATGTTCGTTAACTCGGTCAGTGGACCGAAGCAATACGAGTTCCGCGAGCAGGCTTGGGACAGCTATGCATCGGACGACGTGAGGCTGGTCAGGCGCGCGGAGAACACTCAGTTCTTCCAGGTGATCACGGTGGCCGGTGATCGCTTGACCTACGAGGCGCGCACGGCCACCGGGCAGCGCTACGATGACTTTGTGATGAGCAAGACGACGCGTGGGGTGAAGCGGATCGTTCGCGGTGCGATGAGCACGATGGAGGAGAGGGCCTTCTCCAACACCGGCCCATACGAGAACCCGTAA
- a CDS encoding M3 family metallopeptidase — protein sequence MKPTSLLFPLCLALTLAACGGSDTEAPAAAEAAPEAMPDDIVVTQAELEGNPFLEDWDTPFGIPPFDEIADEDFLPAFKQGMLEQRADVAAIRDNPDAPTFENTILAMERVGQLARKVGLVFGPLASTELNAKKRELQSIIYPMWTRESNKVVLDDALWQRVQTVYEARDTLDLDEQDARLLELTHRQFVRAGAALDADTKPKVAAINEELSGLTTKFGQNLLTSTKAFKLPITDDADTAGLSEAFKSSIWDEDEQAWVVTLDRSVYETFMTQSEVRELREQAFNGYRLRASEGDTDNGPLAIKIAQLRAQRAALLGYATHADYVLEYNMARTPKGAEDFLLRVWKPGLEQAKVERADMQEMIGDDFEFEGHDWWHYSEKIRKARFDLDENALKPYFELEAVKGGAFELANRLFGITFTQIDAPIWNDGVTAYEVREADGSHLGVFMFDMYARDSKRGGAWMNSYRSASNIEGDSIRPIVTNNLNLTVPPVAQPTLLRFNEVKTVFHEFGHGLHGIMTKIDYPSFSGVDGPRDYTEFPAQILEHWTSEPEMLAIYAKHHETGEVIPETLVERLLAAANHNQGFATTEFIAASLLDLRWHMLTAEEAEAITDATAFEHGVLEEYGLIDEIEPRYRSQYFSHVFAGGYSAGYYAYLWSEILDSDGFNAFKEAENIFDPTVAARLKQWVYEAGGLRPADELYRNFRGAEPSIEPLLNGRGFGTDGN from the coding sequence ATGAAGCCAACCAGCCTCCTATTTCCGCTCTGCCTCGCCCTGACCCTCGCCGCCTGCGGCGGCAGTGACACCGAGGCCCCTGCCGCCGCCGAAGCGGCGCCCGAGGCGATGCCGGACGACATCGTAGTGACGCAAGCCGAGCTCGAAGGCAATCCCTTCCTGGAGGACTGGGACACGCCCTTCGGCATTCCCCCATTCGACGAAATCGCCGACGAAGACTTTCTACCGGCCTTCAAGCAAGGGATGCTGGAGCAGCGCGCTGATGTGGCAGCGATTCGGGACAACCCCGACGCGCCCACCTTTGAGAACACCATCCTGGCCATGGAGCGGGTTGGGCAGCTAGCGCGCAAGGTGGGGCTCGTCTTCGGCCCCCTCGCATCCACGGAACTCAACGCCAAGAAGCGCGAACTGCAGAGCATCATCTACCCCATGTGGACGCGCGAGTCGAACAAGGTGGTACTCGACGACGCCCTCTGGCAGCGCGTTCAGACAGTCTACGAGGCCCGCGACACGCTCGACCTGGATGAGCAGGACGCGCGCTTGCTCGAGCTCACACACCGCCAGTTCGTGCGGGCGGGCGCTGCCCTGGACGCCGACACCAAGCCGAAGGTGGCGGCGATCAACGAAGAACTCTCAGGGCTCACCACGAAGTTCGGCCAAAACCTCCTCACCTCCACCAAGGCCTTCAAGCTGCCGATCACCGATGATGCTGACACGGCGGGACTTTCCGAGGCGTTCAAATCAAGCATCTGGGATGAGGACGAACAAGCCTGGGTGGTCACCTTGGACCGCTCCGTCTACGAGACCTTCATGACCCAGTCCGAGGTGCGCGAGCTGCGCGAGCAGGCCTTCAACGGGTACCGCCTGCGGGCCAGCGAGGGGGACACGGACAACGGCCCCTTAGCGATCAAGATCGCCCAGCTGCGCGCCCAACGCGCCGCCCTGCTCGGCTACGCCACGCACGCGGACTACGTGCTTGAGTACAACATGGCGCGCACCCCCAAGGGCGCCGAGGACTTCCTCCTGCGGGTCTGGAAGCCGGGACTAGAGCAGGCCAAGGTCGAGCGCGCGGACATGCAGGAGATGATTGGCGATGACTTCGAGTTCGAAGGGCACGACTGGTGGCACTATTCGGAGAAGATCCGTAAGGCGCGATTTGATCTAGACGAGAACGCGCTCAAGCCCTACTTCGAGCTGGAAGCGGTAAAGGGCGGCGCCTTCGAGCTGGCGAATCGCCTGTTCGGCATCACCTTTACGCAGATCGACGCACCGATCTGGAACGATGGCGTCACCGCCTATGAAGTGCGTGAGGCAGATGGCTCACACCTCGGCGTCTTCATGTTCGACATGTACGCCCGCGACTCCAAGCGCGGCGGCGCCTGGATGAACAGCTACCGCTCCGCGTCCAATATCGAGGGCGATTCCATCCGCCCTATCGTCACCAACAACCTCAACCTGACCGTGCCGCCCGTGGCCCAGCCCACGCTGCTGCGCTTTAACGAGGTGAAGACCGTGTTCCATGAGTTCGGTCATGGCCTGCACGGCATCATGACCAAGATCGACTACCCCAGTTTCTCCGGCGTCGACGGCCCGCGGGACTACACGGAGTTCCCGGCACAGATCCTAGAGCACTGGACGTCGGAACCCGAGATGCTTGCCATTTACGCCAAACACCACGAGACCGGCGAGGTAATCCCCGAGACGCTGGTCGAACGTTTGCTCGCCGCGGCGAACCACAACCAGGGCTTCGCGACCACCGAGTTCATCGCCGCGTCGCTCCTAGACCTGCGCTGGCACATGCTGACCGCCGAGGAAGCCGAAGCCATCACCGACGCCACTGCCTTCGAGCACGGCGTGCTCGAGGAGTACGGGCTGATCGACGAGATCGAGCCGCGCTATCGCTCCCAGTACTTCAGCCACGTCTTCGCTGGCGGCTACTCGGCCGGGTACTACGCTTACCTGTGGTCGGAAATCCTCGACTCGGACGGCTTCAACGCCTTCAAGGAAGCCGAGAACATCTTCGATCCCACGGTCGCCGCGCGCCTGAAGCAGTGGGTCTACGAAGCGGGCGGCCTGCGCCCTGCCGACGAGCTCTACCGCAACTTCCGCGGCGCCGAGCCAAGCATCGAGCCGCTACTCAACGGCCGCGGCTTCGGCACCGACGGCAACTAA
- a CDS encoding HupE/UreJ family protein, protein MGQVRFGRWQWALCLLALAGACAHAHPEDEFCLPGVGGVGLDAALCEQLATLDSAEDRTARLTQPILDASGDARSAASTFLLYVSIGVQHILPGGLDHILFVLALFLTSTRLRALLVQITTFTVAHTATLGLAAAGVISPSASIVEPLIAASIAFVALENLFVSDMPRWRPVIVFAFGLLHGLGFAGFFGELGLPANQFWSGLVGFNVGVEVGQLSVVLLAFLLVSAWRRMDRSPQAEMRYRRRVVLPGSLAIGFIGLWWAIERTFLG, encoded by the coding sequence GTGGGTCAGGTCCGATTTGGCCGGTGGCAGTGGGCGCTGTGCCTGTTGGCCTTGGCAGGTGCCTGCGCTCACGCTCACCCGGAGGATGAGTTCTGCCTGCCCGGGGTTGGCGGTGTAGGTCTTGACGCTGCCCTGTGCGAGCAGCTGGCGACTCTCGATAGCGCGGAAGATCGCACGGCGCGCTTGACCCAACCGATCCTCGACGCTTCGGGCGACGCCCGCAGCGCCGCCTCGACCTTCCTGCTCTACGTGTCCATCGGCGTCCAACACATCCTTCCCGGCGGACTGGATCACATTCTCTTCGTGCTGGCGCTCTTCCTCACTTCTACGCGATTGCGAGCGCTGCTCGTGCAGATCACCACGTTCACAGTCGCCCATACGGCCACCCTGGGGCTGGCGGCAGCCGGTGTGATCTCGCCGAGCGCGAGCATCGTTGAGCCGCTGATTGCGGCGAGCATCGCCTTCGTGGCGCTAGAGAATCTCTTCGTGAGCGATATGCCCCGCTGGCGACCGGTGATCGTGTTCGCCTTCGGGTTGTTGCATGGCCTCGGTTTTGCCGGTTTCTTCGGCGAGCTAGGGTTGCCGGCGAACCAGTTCTGGAGCGGGCTCGTCGGCTTCAACGTCGGCGTCGAGGTGGGTCAGCTGAGCGTGGTGCTGCTGGCCTTTCTGCTGGTGAGTGCTTGGCGCCGGATGGATCGGTCGCCGCAGGCCGAGATGCGTTACCGGCGACGGGTGGTGTTGCCAGGGTCTCTGGCGATCGGATTCATTGGCCTGTGGTGGGCGATCGAGCGAACCTTCCTCGGTTGA